From Rutidosis leptorrhynchoides isolate AG116_Rl617_1_P2 chromosome 3, CSIRO_AGI_Rlap_v1, whole genome shotgun sequence, a single genomic window includes:
- the LOC139900866 gene encoding uncharacterized protein yields MKAFLKELPTLTAPIQGETLTIYLAASYEAIGSVLIADRGKTQMSVYFVSKVLQNGEVNYSAMEKLVCALMHTVRRLRRYFLAHPIQVLTDQPIKHVLARPEISERMAKWAIELGEHEISFLPRNSVKGQVVADFLVELPSGIIHHGETPVTRRDEDKFWELYTDGGSSEEGADISLLLVSSNGEEITYAIRLKFAASNNEAEYEALLAGLRLAKSIDVQRLTAYVDSQLVASQLNCSFEAWDVSMQKYLELAKALVKNIATFEIKQIPRNRNKKADPLSKLTSLLYDHFTKKVMVEVLEAKSTDEDTLMATIIEEEDCWITPFIQYLTESILPEYKLKARRIRMRAPIYHFQDGIIYRKSFTEPHLRCIGPTQAK; encoded by the coding sequence ATGAAGGCATTCCTAAAGGAACTACCTACCCTCACGGCACCAATTCAGGGAGAAACTCTTACGATATACCTTGCTGCTTCCTACGAGGCAATCGGCTCGGTCCTAATTGCCGACAGAGGTAAAACCCAAATGTCGGTATACTTCGTAAGCAAAGTACTCCAAAACGGTGAAGTGAACTACTCGGCAATGGAAAAGCTAGTTTGTGCCCTGATGCACACGGTAAGGAGGTTAAGGCGATATTTCCTGGCACATCCGATACAGGTCCTCACGGACCAACCAATCAAACACGTCCTGGCAAGGCCGGAAATTTCCGAGAGGATGGCTAAATGGGCAATTGAGCTCGGCGAGCATGAAATTAGTTTTCTCCCAAGAAATTCCGTTAAAGGGCAGGTGGTAGCTGACTTCCTGGTGGAACTCCCTTCCGGCATAATTCACCACGGTGAAACTCCCGTCACAAGAAGGGACGAAGACAAATTTTGGGAATTATATACCGACGGGGGATCCAGTGAAGAAGGCGCTGACATTAGTTTGCTTCTAGTGTCCTCAAATGGAGAAGAAATAACCTATGCCATCCGACTGAAATTCGCCGCCTCAAACAATGAGGCCGAATATGAAGCTTTGCTTGCTGGTTTACGTTTAGCAAAGAGCATCGACGTACAGCGGCTCACGGCTTACGTTGACTCACAACTAGTAGCAAGTCAGCTAAACTGTAGTTTTGAAGCATGGGACGTATCAATGCAAAAATACCTGGAGCTTGCAAAAGCGCTAGTAAAAAACATTGCGACATTCGAAATCAAACAAATACCTCGCAACCGTAACAAAAAAGCAGACCCCTTAAGCAAACTCACCTCCCTGCTATATGACCACTTTACCAAAAAAGTCATGGTTGAGGTATTGGAAGCAAAGTCAACTGACGAAGACACTCTCATGGCAACAATAATAGAAGAAGAAGATTGCTGGATTACACCCTTTATACAATATCTTACCGAGAGTATCCTCCCGGAATACAAGCTAAAAGCTCGAAGGATCCGGATGCGAGCACCAATATACCATTTCCAAGATGGCATCATATACAGGAAATCGTTTACAGAGCCACATCTGAGGTGTATCGGACCAACGCAGGCTAAATAA